TTGGTTCAAACAAAATGAAGGTTACTTTCCAATTTTTTTCTTCTACCTCTCCGTTTATTTTATTCAAATAATCCTGAACTTCTTTGCAACAGTGGTAGGAGGCTCCATCCCAAATAATAATGAGTTTCTTATCCTTGTTTAGCGCTTGTAAGTGCTGGATAAATAAAACCGTATTTTCTCCATTTCCTCGATCATAGGAGGTGAGAACAAAATCTTTATTATAAAGATTCAGCGCCCCATAATACGTCTGTCTGTCGTTAGGATTCTCTATTGGAATCTCAATTCTTTGGTTTCGTCTACCCCAGACATACCCTGTGGTATCATCTGACAATAAATGACACTCATCTTCAGCAAAAACAACCACTTCTCCAGCGATGAGATCTCGGCTTGCTGTTCTTCAAGTTTCTTCTTAATCTCTTCCCGTTTAAGCATCACTTTATCTTCATCCCGCTCTTCGTTTATCGTTTGGGTTTGATGCCAACTCAGTCCAGCCTCTTTCAGCTTATCGTAATAGGATTGCTTCGATTGATAAATCACTCCATAATGAAGCTCAATCCAATCTCTTAATTCTTCCACACTGTAATAAGGTTTATCTTTCAAATGAAAGAAAATTTCAAAAACGCTGGGATTCCGTTAAAAGTCCAGTACCCCTTTGTAATTAACTCGTAACCC
The window above is part of the Bdellovibrionales bacterium genome. Proteins encoded here:
- a CDS encoding winged helix-turn-helix domain-containing protein translates to MEELRDWIELHYGVIYQSKQSYYDKLKEAGLSWHQTQTINEERDEDKVMLKREEIKKKLEEQQAEISSLEKWLFLLKMSVIYCQMIPQGMSGVDETKELRFQ
- a CDS encoding transposase, whose translation is MSDDTTGYVWGRRNQRIEIPIENPNDRQTYYGALNLYNKDFVLTSYDRGNGENTVLFIQHLQALNKDKKLIIIWDGASYHCCKEVQDYLNKINGEVEEKNWKVTFILFEPNTLIRIQLKMFG